From one Mytilus edulis chromosome 1, xbMytEdul2.2, whole genome shotgun sequence genomic stretch:
- the LOC139517575 gene encoding tektin-2-like encodes MATELRSTTRYQPPDWFTSNYTISTNAERQRDASGQVRQESRFLRNETDNQTKWDQHSNNVRLGDRVDNIRTWKEILEKTLADIDKEIADLSEAKELTEESLEAKNLPTDVAIECLTLREGRQHIDVVQDEVENQLHKEVEVIDGIKKALQSRIGDAFEQLCLLQEARQQIQADLQDKNIALGIDIDQYNLTDRSSNISFKPDSLRVPKGSTTPQQWEDFSRYNKDRAEAEMKSSTRLREAIHHTLQQTANDLEAQKIATEYAYRRRIHEFERAKDELDWQKKNTQEEIAELENDIRGIEEKIRAKDAPMKLAQTRLENRTYRPNVELCRDAPQYGLTDEVKQLEATKRALEEKCKQAKHALDGLENNLHRINDDLALKINSLNLDNRCMDVRKKLQVKPQSELERNLTLTGMQRQKSAVLA; translated from the exons ATGGCAACAGAACTAAGATCCACAACTCGGTATCAGCCACCAGATTGGTTTACAAGTAACTACACAATCTCAACCAATGCTGAGAGGCAGAGAGATGCATCTGGTCAAGTTCGTCAGGAAAGCAGATTTCTCAGGAATGAAACTGATAACCAAACAAAATGGGATCAACATTCCAATAATGTACGGCTTGGAGACCGAGTAGATAATATCAGGACATGGAAAGAAATCTTAGAAAAGACATTAGCTGATATTGATAAAGAAATTGCTGACCTTTCAGAAGCAAAAGAACTTACAGAAGAATCTTTGGAAGCTAAAAATTTGCCAACAGATGTTGCAATTGAATGTCTGACATTAAGAGAAGGAAGACAACATATTGATGTAGTTCAAGATGAAGTAGAAAACCAGTTACATAAG GAAGTTGAAGTAATTGATGGTATCAAGAAAGCACTACAGTCAAGGATTGGTGATGCATTTGAACAATTGTGTTTACTGCAAGAGGCTCGTCAACAGATACAGGCTGATTTACAAGATAAAAATATTGCACTTGGTATTGATATTGACCAGTATAATTTAACAGATAGATCATCTAACATCAGTTTCAAACCAGATTCCCTCCGTGTTCCAAAAGG AAGCACAACTCCACAACAGTGGGAAGACTTCTCCAGATATAACAAAGATCGTGCTGAAGCAGAAATGAAATCATCAACTCGTCTACGTGAGGCAATCCATCACACACTCCAACAAACTGCCAACGATTTAGAAGCCCAGAAAATTGCAACAGAATATGCATACAGAAGAAGGATCCATGAGTTTGAGAGAGCAAAGGATGAACTAGATTGGCAAAAGAAAAAT ACACAGGAAGAAATTGCtgaacttgaaaatgatatcCGAGGTATTGAAGAGAAGATTCGTGCTAAGGATGCACCAATGAAACTTGCCCAGACACGTCTGGAGAACAGGACATACCGTCCAAATGTAGAATTATGTAGAGATGCTCCACAGTATGGTCTTACTGATGAAGTTAAACAATTGGAGGCAACAAAGAGAGCTCTGgaagaaaaatgtaaacaagCAAA acatGCACTTGATGGTTTGGAGAACAATCTTCACAGAATCAATGACGATCTAGCCCTCAAGATTAATTCATTAAACCTTGATAATAGATGTATGGATGTCCGTAAAAAACTCCAAGTTAAACCACAATCTGAACTAGAAAGAAATTTAACACTTACTGGAATGCAGCGTCAAAAATCAGCAGTTCTAGCATAA